TGTGCGCGCTCTCGAGGATCGCGCGCGTGCTCTCGGTTTCCAACAGCCATGCGCTGCTGGAGCGCGTTCGAGGAAGATCACTCCGCGAGATCGATGCGATCGTGGCCGAGTACGCGCCGCGGCCGAAGCCACGCGAAATCGTGCAGCCGGTCGTGGTCCCGGTACGCCGGCCGGTGGCGGCTACGACTTCCCCCGTCGTGACAGCGGCCGCCGCCGCGGATACAGCCGACGCTTGTGAAAAGCGTGCTTACCGCCACAGCGGCGGTAAGAATGTTACCACCTCTGTGGAGCCGGACGAACGTCCGGCCGTTCTCACCGAGAAGCGCATGCTGATGCGCTTCTCCGGCAGCGAGGCGTTCATGGCCAAACTCGCGAAGGTGCGCTCACTGGCCTGGCATCGTTTGTCTCCGGATGCGTCGTTGGAGGAGGTATTCGAGCTCGCGCTGGATGCCTTCATCGAAGCCAACGATCCTGTGAGGCGGCGTGAAAGGCGCGTCCAGGCGCGCGCAAGCGCGTCTCATGAGAAGCGGGCGGGCACCCAGCAACTCGATGTGCACACGCGGCGATCCGGCGACAACGCCAGGAGGCTCCCGGTCGCCGTCCGTGACGAGGTGTTTGTCAGGGACAAGAACCGCTGCACGTTTGTGGGTGCGAATGGCAGAAGATGCGGATCCACGCGTGCCTTGCAGGTCGATCACATCGTGCCGGTGGCGCGGGGCGGGCCAGGGACGGCCGATAATCTAAGACTGCTGTGCGCGTATCATAATAGACTGGAAGCGGAGAGACTGCTGGGGGCGGCTACCATGGACAGGTTTCGTCAATCGGCATGCCGATGGGGCGGATCGGAATCTTGATGGTTCCCACGAAGATCGACGTGGCGTCCTCCCAGCGCGCGCCCGGCTTGCCATGGAAATACAGGCAGGTGATATTCAACTCGCCGGGCAGAAGCCGGAAGGCATCGGGAAAGAACGAAAACGCCATCCCCCGCACGATGCGCTCGCCGGGATGGAGGACGGAAGCCGCCCGGGGCAGCCGCGCACCTTCGCACTCCGCGGGCGGCACATCCAGGGATGGAAAGAGCAACGAGTCCGGAAAGTTCCCGGGCCCACCGAGCCCGATGCACTCGAAGTGGTCGGGTCCCCAGTTGTAACGCGTCTCCCAGAGTGACAGGCAGCCGGAATCGGTCAGCGGCGTATCCGAGACATTCGTCCCCTCCGCGATCACATTCACAACCACCGAGTCACCCTGCTCGGTTAGGACATAACGCATCGATAACACGACATCGTCGTACCGAATCGTATCCGTCGATGCCCGGTAGCGCCAGTCACCCACAAGTCCGGCCCTTCGCGCGATAGCCTCGAGCTCTTCGTCAACTTCCTGGCTTTCGAGTTGTTTTTCGTCCCGCTCCGGAGCCCGGCGCCACCACGGAGGCGTTCTTATCTCCTCCCGGCGAACCTCCACCGGCTTCATGACAACCGCAACCCGCGTTGTGTCCTTCAGCCGGACAACGACGTGCTCGTCCGCGTTTTCGTAACCCATGGCCATTACCCGGAGCGTGTAGTAACCGCACGGCGCCCGAAATCGAAACACGCCGGATGAATCCCCCATCACGCCCACACGCGTTTCCGGGAGCAGGATATTGGCGTACGGAATCGGCTTCCCGCCGTCCGTGACACGGCCTTCGATCCAGCCCGATTGTGCGGAGGCAACCGGCGCGAGTGCGGCCAGGAGCAGCAAGGCAACGAGAAGCACGCGCTTTCTCACAATTCGAGAACGCCCCCCGGTTCCACGACGCGTGCGCGCAACCCCTTCGCTTCGACTTTCCTGACGAAGCCGTCCGCATCCGCTTTCACCACCGGAAAGGTGTTGTAGTGCATCGGCACGTGGAGTTTGGCTCGAATGAGCTCGCACGCCTTCACCGCATCGTCGACACCCATGGTGAAGTTGTCCCCGATGGGCAGCATGCACAGGTCAAAGGGCCCGTTGAGCTCGGCGATGAGCTGCATGTCCAGAAACACCCCCGTATCCCCGGTGTGGTAAAGTCTTTTATGATCTATAGTTAGCAGGATGCCCGCGGGGCTGCCCAGGGCCTCGCCGTCCGGACCGGTGGAGCCATGATGCGCGATCACCAGCTTCACCCGCCCGAACGGAAAGTCGAACCCGCCGCCGATGCTCATGCCGTGGGTCCTGCAGCCGCGCGCAGCGAAGTAGTTGGCGATCTCGAAGTTCGCCACCACCAGCGCGCCGGTCTTCTTTGCGATCACCTCGGTATCCCCGATGTGATCGCCGTGGCCGTGCGAGAGCAGGATGGCGTCGAGCTGCTTGAACGCCTCCGGCCTGACGTCCGCCGCGGGATTATCCGTGAGATAGGGATCGATCAGAACGCGATGCTTCGCGCCCTGGATCTCCCAGCACGAGTGGCCGTGAAAAGTGAGTTTCATGATGGACTCCTCTTCTGCGGCCTGTGGCAACCCCGCGGCGGCGCTACTTCGCCGGCGCGATGTTCTTGTTCACCCGGAACAGGTTGTCCGGGTCCCACGCCTGCTTGACCTCGCCCAGGCGTTTCATGTTACCGCCGAACGCGTCCTGGATGCGATCCCCCGCCTCGTCG
This portion of the Candidatus Krumholzibacteriia bacterium genome encodes:
- a CDS encoding HNH endonuclease — encoded protein: MSLHTLSDREILSRTLDISRRERRLTLRVLLHLIEVERRRLHLKQGYSSLFDYCRSALKYSESSAVRRVRAARCVRRFPEVFTLLEANEISVCALSRIARVLSVSNSHALLERVRGRSLREIDAIVAEYAPRPKPREIVQPVVVPVRRPVAATTSPVVTAAAAADTADACEKRAYRHSGGKNVTTSVEPDERPAVLTEKRMLMRFSGSEAFMAKLAKVRSLAWHRLSPDASLEEVFELALDAFIEANDPVRRRERRVQARASASHEKRAGTQQLDVHTRRSGDNARRLPVAVRDEVFVRDKNRCTFVGANGRRCGSTRALQVDHIVPVARGGPGTADNLRLLCAYHNRLEAERLLGAATMDRFRQSACRWGGSES
- a CDS encoding carboxypeptidase-like regulatory domain-containing protein; this translates as MLLVALLLLAALAPVASAQSGWIEGRVTDGGKPIPYANILLPETRVGVMGDSSGVFRFRAPCGYYTLRVMAMGYENADEHVVVRLKDTTRVAVVMKPVEVRREEIRTPPWWRRAPERDEKQLESQEVDEELEAIARRAGLVGDWRYRASTDTIRYDDVVLSMRYVLTEQGDSVVVNVIAEGTNVSDTPLTDSGCLSLWETRYNWGPDHFECIGLGGPGNFPDSLLFPSLDVPPAECEGARLPRAASVLHPGERIVRGMAFSFFPDAFRLLPGELNITCLYFHGKPGARWEDATSIFVGTIKIPIRPIGMPIDETCPW
- a CDS encoding metal-dependent hydrolase is translated as MKLTFHGHSCWEIQGAKHRVLIDPYLTDNPAADVRPEAFKQLDAILLSHGHGDHIGDTEVIAKKTGALVVANFEIANYFAARGCRTHGMSIGGGFDFPFGRVKLVIAHHGSTGPDGEALGSPAGILLTIDHKRLYHTGDTGVFLDMQLIAELNGPFDLCMLPIGDNFTMGVDDAVKACELIRAKLHVPMHYNTFPVVKADADGFVRKVEAKGLRARVVEPGGVLEL